One Oncorhynchus masou masou isolate Uvic2021 chromosome 18, UVic_Omas_1.1, whole genome shotgun sequence DNA window includes the following coding sequences:
- the LOC135503793 gene encoding uncharacterized protein DDB_G0284459-like, translated as MKQKRTEERKEERRQNDEKATEEKEAEEKEAEEKETERKEAERKETEEKETERKEAERKETERKETEEKEAEGKETERKETEGKETEGKETEKKETEEKETEEEHKKGDENLSQEEKQTVDNQQEIEEDKQKGKWNQTSTQQQSNGTDKKAGEPIRETRYQHVEQEQTQTLTESLVLVALHEEKDARSEIADIRANRPSHNRFFLDWRGGDVQGDDTGSAQTVNAVEQTGRKSVRTGKGEDKTSSDPSLAPFGSSKDGLCSSGDCSYLSSPSALEQSVYPTLPVPATVKTQEPCEETRDPFVPDSTENAALNQSDSVIRLNRFARQQEQGQQQERPGSSTASEDLSCGRLVRRDGGGESDNNKHTESLTASTLLPG; from the coding sequence ATGAAACAAAAGAgaacagaggaaaggaaggaagagaggagacaaaATGATGAGAAGGCAACAGAGGAGAAGGAAGCAGAGGAGAAGGAAGCAGAGgagaaggaaacagagaggaaggaagcagagaggaaggaaacagaggagaaggaaacagagaggaaggaagcagagaggaaggaaacagagaggaaggaaacagaggagaaggaagcagaggggaaggaaacagagaggaaggaaacagaggggaaggaaacagaggggaaggaaacagaGAAGAAGGAAACAGAGGAGAAGGAAACAGAGGAAGAACATAAAAAGGGGGATGAGAATCTCTCTCAAGAGGAAAAACAAACAGTGGATAATCAACAGGAAATAGAGGAGGACAAGCAGAAAGGAAAATGGAATCAGACAAGTACACAACAGCAGAGTAATGGGACTGATAAGAAAGCAGGAGAGCCAATCAGAGAGACCAGATATCAGCATGTGGAACAGGAGCAGACACAAACACTGACAGAATCACTAGTACTAGTAGCTCTCCATGAGGAGAAAGATGCGAGGAGTGAAATAGCAGACATCCGAGCCAACAGGCCCTCTCATAATCGTTTCTTTTTAGATTGGCGTGGTGGTGATGTGCAGGGAGACGACACGGGGAGTGCACAAACAGTTAACGCCGTGGAGCAAACAGGAAGAAAGAGTGTCAGAACAGGTAAAGGAGAGGACAAGACCTCATCTGACCCCAGCCTGGCTCCTTTCGGCTCGTCTAAGGATGGGCTTTGTTCCAGTGGAGACTGTAGCTATTTATCCTCTCCCTCTGCGTTAGAACAAAGTGTCTACCCCACGCTGCCGGTGCCAGCAACAGTGAAGACACAGGAGCCCTGCGAAGAGACTAGAGACCCCTTTGTACCCGATTCGACTGAAAATGCAGCCCTTAACCAATCAGATTCAGTGATTCGTCTGAACCGTTTTGCTCGGCAACAGGAACAAGGACAGCAGCAGGAAAGGCCAGGATCAAGTACTGCCTCAGAGGACTTATCATGTGGTCGTTTAGTTAGACGTGATGGAGGAGGAGAATCAGACAACAACAAACACACCGAGTCCCTCACAGCTTCAACACTGTTGCCGGGGTAA